The sequence below is a genomic window from Streptomyces sp. NBC_00289.
ACGTCCCGTAGAAGTCGTTGTCGCCGAGTTCCTCGACACCGACCCGGTTGATGGCGCCGACGAAGTACTCGTTGGCGGCGGCCGCGGCCGGCTGCTCCAGCTGCCACAGGTAGGCGGACAGCCCGCGTGAGGTGGCCGAGGGGTTGAAGACGATCTCGGCGCCCTCCAGACCCAGGGCGCGCCAGCCCTCGGGGAAGTGCCGGTCGTAGCAGATGTAGACGCCGATCTTGCCGACGGCGGTCTCGAAGACCGGCCAGCCGCTGTTCCCCGGGCGGAAGTAGAACTTCTCCCAGAAGCCGGGGACCTGCGGGATGTGGTGCTTGCGGTACTTGCCGAGATACGAGCCGTCCGCGTCGATCACGGCGGCCGTGTTGTACAGGACGCCTGGCTGCTCCTCCTCGTACATCGGCAGGACGAGGACGATGCCCAGTTCCCTGGCGAGTGCCTGGAAGCGCTTGACGATCGGGCCGTCGGGGATCTGCTCGGCGTACTCGTAGAACGCCTTGTCCTGGACCTGGCAGAAGTACGGCCCGTAGAACAGCTCCTGGAAGCACAGGACTTGAGCACCCTGCGCGGCCGCGTCGCGGGCCGCCTGTTCGTGCACCCGGATCATGGACTCCTTGTCGCCCGTCCAGGCGGTCTGGAAGAGGGCGGCACGGATCACTGTGCTCATCGGGACCTCCGGTCACTCGGTGTGCGAGAAGACTAGGAAGTCCGAAATCAGGCTTTGAGTTGCACGGTGTCACGTCTGCGGGCACGGGGCGTGCCACGGTGTCACCCTGTCGTGGGCCCATGTTTCACCGCCGTTTTCCCAGGTGGTTATACGTTTCCGCACTGTTTCCCGGTGCGATCTCACGCCTGTTGCGCGTCGTGCGCGAGGAGCGCGATGTGCACCGAGGCGGCCTGCTCGAAGTCGTCCAGGTCCACGCCGAGTCGCGTCTGTATCGCCTCCAGGCGACGGTAGAGCGCGGGCCGCGAGACGTGGTGCAGCTGGGCGGTACGGGACTTGTTGCGGCCGCTGGCGAGATAGGTCCGCAGGACGGCGAGCAGGTCCTCGCCGGACTCGCACAGCAGCCCGTCCAGCTCCCGCTCCGCGAAGGACTGCACGTGCGGGTCGTCGCGCAGCAGTCTGATCAGGCCGCGCAGATGCACGTCCTTGAGGCGTACGACGGCCGGGAGGTCCAGGGCGGCCGAGGAGTCGGCCACGGCGTCGGCGACGTGCTGTGCCTCGCGCAGGCCGGCCGGTACGTCGTCCCAGGCGGTGCGGGCGTCGGCGGCGGCCACCACGGCCTTGGTGGATCCCGACTCCGAGCGCAGCCGGGCCGCGAAGTGCGCGGTGAGGGCCAGGTCGTCCTGGTCGCGGGCGAGGCTGAGCAGCACGGCGGTGGCCCGGTCGGCCAGCTCGGCGACGAGTCCGGCCAGGCCCAGCATGCGCAGCACACGGTCGAGTTGGGCCGGTTCACCGTGCTGGACGACCAGCGGGACGAAGGTGCGCCGGTTGACGGGCAGTCCGGCCGCGCGGGCCCGCGACAGCAGCTGCCGCGCCGGTACGACCCCGGAGACCAGGTCGGTCAGCAGGCTCTGCGCGGACTGCTCCTCCCAGGTGTGCGCCGAGGTGCCGCCGAGCATGCGGTGCAGGACGAGGGCCTCCGCCGCGCGGTCGGCGAGCAGCTGCCCGGTGGCGGTGTCACCGCGGTGGCCGCACAGCATGATCTGGCCCCAGCGCTCTCCGCGCCCGGCCAGTTCGGCGCGGATCCAGCCGTCGACCTCGCTGCCGCCGGCCTGCCGGGAGATCCGTTCCCAGTCGCGCAGCACGTCGTCGACGGCCGGCCGCTCCCCCGCCGTGGCCAGGACGCGGTGGGCGAGGTTGGTGACGACGACGGGGCAGGCGCTGTGCTGGGCGATCTCGTCGAGCAGGCGTTGCAGGGGCGCGCCCGCGGTGATGAGTCCGGTGAGCGCGGTCCGAACCGCCTCGGAGAGGCTGACGGCGGCGAACTTCCGCCGCACCAGCCGGGACTGCACCTCCTCCGTCAGCGCGGCGAAGGGGAAGGGCCGGTGCAGGACGATCATGGGCAGTCCGCAGCGCTCGGCGGCCCGGCGCATCACGTCCGGCGGCGCCGGGAAGGCCCGGCCGAGCCCGAGGACGACGGCCGCGGCCTCCGCGCGGTGCAGCGACTGGATGTACTCGGCCTGCGCGGACTCGTCGCCGGCGAGCAGCACCCCGGTGGTGAGGACCATCTCGCCACCGGTGAGCATCACGCCCACGTCGGGGGCCTCGGCCACGTGCACCCAGCGCACCGGCCGGTCGAGCTGCCCCGCGCCGGCCACCACCTCGGGCTCTCCGGCGAGCACGCGTTCCAGCGTGAGGACCTGGCGGACCGACAGGGTCGGCTCCAGGTGCTCCGGGGTGGTCATCGCGGCCTCTCCTTCGTTCGGGCCCGGTTCGCCTCCGGGGCGTCCGGGCCCGTGTCGGGAGCCCGACCGTGCCCGACCCCTTCGGGTCGCCGCGCTCGGCCTCCGGACACGGGCCCGCCTCTCCGGCTCACCGGCCTGCTACCGAACGCTCCGCAGAGCGCGTTCGAGGATCGCGGCGCCCTCCTCGGCCTCCGCGACGGTGAGGGACAGCGGCGGGGCCACGCGCAGGGCGCTGGTGTCGTGGCCGCCGCCCTTGCCGATGAGCAGCCCGTCCGCGCGGGCGGCCTCGAGGACGGCGGACGCGGCCTCGGGGTCTGCCTGGTCGGTGCCGGGTTTGACCAGCTCGATGCCGATCATCAGGCCCCGGCCGCGCACCTCCCGGACGCCCGCGGTCTGGGCCGCGACGCCCCGCAGCCGCTCGATGAGCAGTCCGCCGACGCGCCGGGCGTTGCCCTGGAGGTCGTGTTCCAGCAGGTAGGTGAGGTTGGCGAGGCCCGCCGCCATGGTGATCTGGGTGCCGCCGAACGTGGAGATGCTGTTGGAGTCCAGGCAGTTCATGATCTCGGCGCGGGCCACGACGCCGCCGATGGACATGCCGTTGCCGATGCCCTTGGCGAAGGTGAGGAGGTCCGGCGGACCGTTGCGGGCGTGTGCCTGCCAGCCCCAGAAGTGGTCGCCGGTGCGGCCCCAGCCGGTCTGCACCTCGTCGGCGATCCACAGGATGCCGCGCTCCTGGAGCACCTCGCGGAAGGCCGCGTACAGGCCGTCCGGCGGTGAGGTGAAGCCGCCGACGCCCTGGACGGGTTCGGCGATCAGGGCCGCGGGCGGGCGGGTGTGGCCAAGGAGGTCCTTGAGGTCGTCGACGCAGGCGGCGATGAAGTCGTCGTCGCCGAGCGAGGCGTAGGGCCCGCGGGTGCGCACGCCGCCGTGCACGTACAGCGTCTGCAGCGGGGACAGCGAGGTCGGTGACCAGCCGCGGTTGCCGGTGATGCCGACCGCGCTGAAGGAGCGGCCGTGGTAGCTGTTGCGCATCGCCAGGACGGTGTTGCTGCGGCGGAACGTCGTCGCCAGCATCAGGGCGGTGTCGTTGGCCTCCGTGCCGGAGGTCGTGAAGAACACGCGGGCGTCCGGGATGCCGGACAGCTGCGCGACGCGCTCGGCCATCTCGACCATGGGCCGGTTGAGGTACAGGGTGGACGAGTGGACGATCCGCCCGGCCTGCTCGCTCACCGCCTTGGTGACCTCCGGCAGTGCGTGCGCGGTCATCGTGGTGAGGATGCCGCCGAAGAAGTCGAGGTACTTGTTGCCCTCGGCGTCCCAGACGTGGCGGCCCTCGCCGTGCGTGATCTCCAGCGGCTCGTCGTAGTACAGCGCCAGCCAGTCGGGCAGCACGCCCCGGTGGCGTGCGTACAGGTCGCTCATGGCCGCACCAGCCCGTCGTACGCGTCGGGGCGGCGGTCGCGGTAGAAGGCCCACTGCTGCCGCACCTGCTCGACGAGGTCGAAGTCGAGGTCGCGGACGAGGAGTTCCTCCTTGCTGTCGCTGGCGACCTCTCCCACGAACTGGCCGCGTGGGTCCACGAAGTAGCTCGTCCCGTAGAAGTCGTTGTCGCCGTACTCCTCCTGGCCGACCCGGTTGATCGCGGCGACGAAGTACTCGTTGGCGACGGCGGCGGCGGGCTGCTCCAGCCGCCACAGGTGGGAGGACAGGCCGCGGTGGGTGGCGGAGGGGTTGTAGACGAGCTGGGCGCCGTTGAGCCCGAGCTGCCGCCAGCCCTCCGGGAAGTGGCGGTCGTAGCAGATGTACACGCCGACCTTGCCGACCGCGGTGTCGAAGACGGGCCAGCCGATGTTGCCCGGCTTGAAGTAGTACTTCTCCCAGAAGCCCTTGACCTGCGGGATGTGGTGCTTGCGGTACTTGCCGAGGAAGGTGCCGTCGGCGTCGATGACGGCCGCGGTGTTGTAGTAGAAGCCGGACTGCTCGACCTCGAAGACGGGGACGACGATCACCATGCCGGTCTCGCGTGCGAGTTCCTGCATACGACGGGTGGTCGGCCCGTCGGGCACCGGTTCGGCCCAGCGGTAGTGCTCGGGCTCCTGGACCTGACAGAAGTAGGGGGCGTTGAACACTTCCTGGAACCCGATGACCTTGGCGCCCTGCCGGGCCGCCTCACGGGCGTGCTCCTCGTGTTTCGCCACCATGGACTCGGTGTCGCCGGTCCAGGTGGCCTGGACCAGAGCGGCGCGTACGACGTTGGCCATGAGCTGCTCCTTCGACGGGACGCCAGAGCCTCTACGCCCGTAGACGAAAGCCGTAGAGGGTCGAACGTAAGCCTCCGGGAGAGGCTTGCCAAGACCATCGTCGTTAACCCGCGGAGTCGATCACGTTTCACACTCCGGTGGGCGAGCCGCAGGGCCGATCAGGCGGTGAAGCCCGCCACCCGCAGCGCGTGGACGAGGTCCCAGTGACGCTCGTCCGAGATGCCCCGGGCAGCCTCCAGCAGCAATGGTACGAGCGTCTGCGGGCCGGGCTCGGCGCTGCGGGCCGCCTCCTCCGGCGTGCGGACGCGGACGTAGGCGTCGAGCAGCGCGCCGACCTCGCGGTGGCGGTCCTCGGCGGCCAGGGTCAGGACGGCCCGCCCGATCTCGGCGGCCGGGCGGGCCACGCCCTGCCGCAGGATCTGCTCGCCGTCCGTGCCGCGCCCGGCCGCGACCAGGGCGTCGGCCGCGGCGACCAGCCGGTCGGCGGGCAGGGAGGCGGCCTCCCACAGCAGGGTCGCCCAGTCGGCGCCGAGTCCGGCCCGCTGCATCTCCGCGGCGAGCTGCGGGAAGCGGGCGGCGGGCCAGTACGCGATCTCGACCAGGAGGGCGTGCGCCTCACCGCTGCGCCCCTGCCGACGCAGCCGAACGAGGGTCGCGACCGTCTCGGCGGTCTCCCGCCGCGCCTCCGTGTCCAGCGGCTCGGACCGCTGCGGCGGCAGCTCGGTGGCCTCCGGCACCCCGGCGAAGCGCGCCCCGCGCGGTCCGCGACCGGTGGCGGCCCGCGGGGCGGGCAGGGGCACGGCCTCGGGCGGTACGACGGCGGGGGCGGCCTCCGCCTCCGCCATCCCGGCGAACCGGGCACTGCCCCGCCGCCGCTTGCGCTGCTTCGGGACGGTGACCGGGGCGGAATCAGGGGCGGGGGCTGGGGCAGGGGCGTGCTGAGGCGCTGCGGAGGAGTCGGCGCCGGGGGAGGGAGGGTCGGTGTCGGCGGCCTGCGCGGCGGGGGCGTAACGGTCGGCGGCGTGAGGGGCGGCGGCGTAACCGTCGGCGGCGTGAGGGGCGGCGTACGCGTCGGTGGCGTACTCGTCGGTGGCGTACTCGTCGGTCGCGCGCGAGGTGGCATACCCGTCGGCGGCGTACCCGTCGGTCGCGTGAAGGGCCGTGGCGGGCAGATGGTCGGTTCGGTCCGGGTGGTCGTGCCGGTCCGTCGTCCAGGCCGCGGCGGGTGCGTCGCGCTGCTGGGGCAGGGTGGGGGTCCCGGCGTCGTAGGGGTCACGGCCACGGACGGCCGAGCGCGCGCTGCCGGTCCCCGGCCCGGCGTCCTGTCGCCGCACCGCGCCGCCGTCCGGTCCGCGCGCCTTCCGCCGCGCCTGCCCCTGGGCCGCACGTCTGTCCAACTCCGCTGCCCTGGACCGGAGTTCGGCGCAACGTCGGGTCGCCCGTTCGTGGTCGTCGCGGGCCCAGGCGAGGTCGAGGCGGACGGCGTCGGCCTCCTCCTGGGAGGTGGCCGAGGTGAGCAAGTGGGTCAGTTCCGTCTGCCGTTCGGCGGCGTACCGCTGTTCGCGGAGCATCACGTCGAACCGGTCCCCGAGGGCGTCCCGTCCACCGGGCCGGTCGTCGTGGGCGGCGACCGCGGCGGAGTGCAGGGCCCCGGCGCGCCCTGCCTCCGCGGTGGCGACGGTGGGGCCGTACCCGGCCGCCAGGTCCTGAAGGAGTGCCTCGACCGCGTCCCAGGGCGGCATTTCACGCCCGTCGAGGCAGGCCTGCATGCCATCCGGATCGCGCTGCCAGAAGACGGCACACCAACCGCCCCGCTGATCCAGGCGCGTCAGCAGGCCGTTCAGGTAGTTCGCGAACTCCCGCACCTGCACCGGGAGTTGATCCACAGTCATCGCTCAACTCCCGCCAGACCGGAACACTCCGGTCCGTAGAGAACACCAGTCGTGTTACAGGCCCGCTACGGGCAGTTTTCCGCGGGAACGCGGGGGTCCTCCCGCATGCCGGCGCCGGGACGTGAGACTCGCCCGCCCCGTCCGCCGGGCACCCCGCCCCACCAGGCGACTTGCCGTGCTCTTTACCGGTACCCGGCACCGCCTCGCGTCGAGGGGCGGCTTGCCGTGAATTTGACCTTGCCGCACCACGGTCGCCGGAGGGTGGAATCGCGGTCCAGCGGGCGGCCGAAGGTCAGACCTCGGCGGGCTCGCACCGTCCCGCCAGCGCGTCCATCGACAGCCCGAGCGCCCGCGCGAGCGCCGAGACGGTGAAGAACGCCGGGGTCGGCGCCCGGCCGGTCTCGATCTTCCGGAGGGTCTCGGCGGAGATGCCCGCGCTCGCCGCGATCTGCGTCATGCTGCGACCGCCGCGCGCCTCGCGGAGCAGCCGGCCGAGCCGCTCGCCGCGTCGGCGTTCTTCAGGGGTCAGTGGGGTGCGCACCATGCCACCATTCTAATACCGGTATAGTAATTGGCATGGTGGAGCTGAAGACGGATACGGACATTGACGCCATGTACGCGACCGGCCGGGTCGTCGGCCGCGCCCTGACGGCCGTACGGCAGGCCGCGGACGTCGGCGTCTCGCTGCTGGAACTCGACGAACTGGCGCACGGCGTGCTGCGCGAGGCGGGCGCGACCTCGCCTTTCCTCGGCTACCGGCCCTCCTTCGCGCCGACCCCCTTCCCCGCCGTCATCTGCGCCTCCGTGAACGACGCGATCGTGCACGGCATCCCGGACGGCTACCGACTGCGCGACGGTGACCTCCTTTCCGTCGACTTCGGCGCCCAACTGGACGGCTGGGCGGGCGACTCGGCGATCAGCTTCGTGGTCGGCGAGCCGCGTCCCGCCGACGTACGGCTCGTCGAGACCGCCGAGCGGGCGCTCGCCGCGGGCATCGAGGCGGCCGTCGTGGGCAACCGCGTCGGCGACATCGCGCACGCCGTCGGCTCGGTGTGCCGCGCGGCCGGCTACGGCATCCCGGACGGCTTCGGCGGCCACGGCGTGGGCCGCCGCATGCACGAGGACCCGCCCGTGCCCAACGAGGGCCGCCCCGGGCGCGGACTGCGGCTGCGGCGCGGCATGGTGCTGGCGATCGAACCCATGCTGATCGGAAGCGGCGCGGACGGATACCACGAGGCACCCGACGGCTGGACCCTGCGGACGAACGACGGGTCGCGTGCAGCGCACGCCGAGCACACCGTGGCGATCACCGACGCGGGGCCACGCGTCCTCACGGCGCGCCAGGAGGCTCGTACCGGCTGATCACCGCCCGCTCTTCGGGCACCACGGCACCGGCGCGGCCGGTCCGCCGGGGTGCCCGGCGGCCGCCGGGCAGCCGATGCCGGGACGTCGTCCCGGAGGTGCTGCGCGGCAGCGATCGTGCGATCGTGTTCTACGGGCGCCACGGTGGCCCGCGCCCTGCGGAGCACCC
It includes:
- a CDS encoding nitrilase-related carbon-nitrogen hydrolase — its product is MSTVIRAALFQTAWTGDKESMIRVHEQAARDAAAQGAQVLCFQELFYGPYFCQVQDKAFYEYAEQIPDGPIVKRFQALARELGIVLVLPMYEEEQPGVLYNTAAVIDADGSYLGKYRKHHIPQVPGFWEKFYFRPGNSGWPVFETAVGKIGVYICYDRHFPEGWRALGLEGAEIVFNPSATSRGLSAYLWQLEQPAAAAANEYFVGAINRVGVEELGDNDFYGTSYFVDPEAQFVGEVAGDKETELVVRDLDLAKLREVRDRWQFYRDRRPDAYAPLTAP
- a CDS encoding PucR family transcriptional regulator; its protein translation is MTTPEHLEPTLSVRQVLTLERVLAGEPEVVAGAGQLDRPVRWVHVAEAPDVGVMLTGGEMVLTTGVLLAGDESAQAEYIQSLHRAEAAAVVLGLGRAFPAPPDVMRRAAERCGLPMIVLHRPFPFAALTEEVQSRLVRRKFAAVSLSEAVRTALTGLITAGAPLQRLLDEIAQHSACPVVVTNLAHRVLATAGERPAVDDVLRDWERISRQAGGSEVDGWIRAELAGRGERWGQIMLCGHRGDTATGQLLADRAAEALVLHRMLGGTSAHTWEEQSAQSLLTDLVSGVVPARQLLSRARAAGLPVNRRTFVPLVVQHGEPAQLDRVLRMLGLAGLVAELADRATAVLLSLARDQDDLALTAHFAARLRSESGSTKAVVAAADARTAWDDVPAGLREAQHVADAVADSSAALDLPAVVRLKDVHLRGLIRLLRDDPHVQSFAERELDGLLCESGEDLLAVLRTYLASGRNKSRTAQLHHVSRPALYRRLEAIQTRLGVDLDDFEQAASVHIALLAHDAQQA
- a CDS encoding aspartate aminotransferase family protein, with product MSDLYARHRGVLPDWLALYYDEPLEITHGEGRHVWDAEGNKYLDFFGGILTTMTAHALPEVTKAVSEQAGRIVHSSTLYLNRPMVEMAERVAQLSGIPDARVFFTTSGTEANDTALMLATTFRRSNTVLAMRNSYHGRSFSAVGITGNRGWSPTSLSPLQTLYVHGGVRTRGPYASLGDDDFIAACVDDLKDLLGHTRPPAALIAEPVQGVGGFTSPPDGLYAAFREVLQERGILWIADEVQTGWGRTGDHFWGWQAHARNGPPDLLTFAKGIGNGMSIGGVVARAEIMNCLDSNSISTFGGTQITMAAGLANLTYLLEHDLQGNARRVGGLLIERLRGVAAQTAGVREVRGRGLMIGIELVKPGTDQADPEAASAVLEAARADGLLIGKGGGHDTSALRVAPPLSLTVAEAEEGAAILERALRSVR
- a CDS encoding nitrilase-related carbon-nitrogen hydrolase — protein: MANVVRAALVQATWTGDTESMVAKHEEHAREAARQGAKVIGFQEVFNAPYFCQVQEPEHYRWAEPVPDGPTTRRMQELARETGMVIVVPVFEVEQSGFYYNTAAVIDADGTFLGKYRKHHIPQVKGFWEKYYFKPGNIGWPVFDTAVGKVGVYICYDRHFPEGWRQLGLNGAQLVYNPSATHRGLSSHLWRLEQPAAAVANEYFVAAINRVGQEEYGDNDFYGTSYFVDPRGQFVGEVASDSKEELLVRDLDFDLVEQVRQQWAFYRDRRPDAYDGLVRP
- a CDS encoding helix-turn-helix domain-containing protein — encoded protein: MVRTPLTPEERRRGERLGRLLREARGGRSMTQIAASAGISAETLRKIETGRAPTPAFFTVSALARALGLSMDALAGRCEPAEV
- the map gene encoding type I methionyl aminopeptidase, which translates into the protein MVELKTDTDIDAMYATGRVVGRALTAVRQAADVGVSLLELDELAHGVLREAGATSPFLGYRPSFAPTPFPAVICASVNDAIVHGIPDGYRLRDGDLLSVDFGAQLDGWAGDSAISFVVGEPRPADVRLVETAERALAAGIEAAVVGNRVGDIAHAVGSVCRAAGYGIPDGFGGHGVGRRMHEDPPVPNEGRPGRGLRLRRGMVLAIEPMLIGSGADGYHEAPDGWTLRTNDGSRAAHAEHTVAITDAGPRVLTARQEARTG